The window GGAGTTCGTCGCGGCGGACGGCTCGCTCGACCGCGCCCGCATGCGCACGCTGGTATTCAGCGACGACGGCGCGCGCAAGCGGCTCGAAGGCATCACCCATCCGTTGATTCGCGCGGAGACCGAACGCGGGCAGCGCGAGGCGCGCGGGCCTTATGTGATCGTCGTCGTGCCGCTGCTGGTCGAGTCAGGCAGTTGGAAGACCCGCGTGAACCGCGTGCTGAGCGTGGATTGCAGCGTCGAGACGCAAATCTCGCGCGTGATGACCCGCAACGGCTTCAGCCGCGATCAGGTGCTGGCGATCATCGCCCGCCAGGCCACGCGCGAAGCACGCCTCGCCGCAGCCGACGACGTGATCGGTAACGACGGCGCATCGCTCGACAGTCTGCGAACGGAGGTCGACGCGCAGCATCGCGTGTATCTGTCGCTCGCCGCCGCGCAGCCGGCTAAAGCCGATGACACGGACTCGTAACGCAGGCACCGAG is drawn from Burkholderia sp. 9120 and contains these coding sequences:
- the coaE gene encoding dephospho-CoA kinase (Dephospho-CoA kinase (CoaE) performs the final step in coenzyme A biosynthesis.), yielding MFVVGLTGGIGSGKSTVADLFAAHGVPLVDTDLIAHRITAPHGIAMPQIAAEFGAEFVAADGSLDRARMRTLVFSDDGARKRLEGITHPLIRAETERGQREARGPYVIVVVPLLVESGSWKTRVNRVLSVDCSVETQISRVMTRNGFSRDQVLAIIARQATREARLAAADDVIGNDGASLDSLRTEVDAQHRVYLSLAAAQPAKADDTDS